A window of Mytilus edulis chromosome 10, xbMytEdul2.2, whole genome shotgun sequence contains these coding sequences:
- the LOC139492399 gene encoding high-affinity lysophosphatidic acid receptor-like, which translates to MVKLITFAHFLDYQKYTTQMQECINTTYGNQTTASLSLCLSPDSHHTSGIPILSTFSKISIGTISSFLVLTGFLGNAVVCFIVYRKPQMRSAINLLLASMALSDIVMSVVCVPLPLITIIHGRWIFGDVVCKIQAFLVEYLTSVAILILFIMSGDRYMIIVKRRDKLTAKFAKILILLVWTIPLVTSLPPAVGLSDYKLFSDHTQCSLAVTNKTYDISFLAIKFTLSFVFPILLTGYAFSAITNTVRTNSFRIDNHPDTEVSLNIAQMSATLGFILIPMKTKLDVDVKFKTRTFKTIMLLYVLVILCISPYSINQIVSNTTGLFQMNRDTIFLWIAFSKSSINPVIYFFRVKKFKETCEEFVPICCRSVNINVLSRRRVNPSSLYQVNGDQSIASISSTI; encoded by the exons ATGGTTAAG ttgATTACTTTTGCACATTTCTTGGATTACCAAAAATATACTACTCAAATGCAAGAATGTATTAACACTACATATGGAAACCAGACGACTGCTTCGTTATCACTCTGCTTATCACCCGACAGTCATCACACATCTGGAATACCAATACTGTCGACATTCAGCAAAATATCAATTGGAACAATATCCTCCTTTTTAGTATTAACAGGATTTTTGGGGAATGCTGTTGTGTGCTTCATTGTTTACAGAAAACCCCAGATGCGTTCTGCTATTAATCTGTTGCTTGCGAGCATGGCTCTTAGTGATATTGTTATGTCGGTAGTATGCGTTCCATTGCCTCTAATCACAATAATCCATGGAAGGTGGATTTTTGGTGATGTCGTTTGTAAAATACAAGCTTTCCTAGTGGAGTATTTGACTTCAGTTGCCATcttgattttatttattatgagCGGAGACAGATATATGATAATTGTTAAACGACGAGACAAGCTGACAGCAAAATTTGCCAAAATATTAATACTATTGGTTTGGACTATACCGTTGGTTACGTCACTACCACCTGCTGTTGGTTTAAGTGACTACAAGCTATTCAGTGACCACACTCAATGTTCACTTGCAGTAACGAACAAAACATATGATATCAGCTTTCTAGCTATTAAATTTACACTAAGCTTTGTTTTTCCCATCTTGTTAACCGGATATGCTTTTAGTGCTATAACAAATACTGTTAGAACAAATTCATTTCGTATTGACAATCATCCCGATACGGAGGTATCTCTAAACATAGCTCAAATGAGTGCTACCTTGGGATTTATACTTATTCCGATGAAAACAAAACTTGATGTTGACGTCAAATTCAAAACTCGGACTTTTAAAACAATCATGTTGTTATATGTTTTAGTGATTCTATGTATTTCGCCTTATTCTATCAATCAAATTGTGTCCAACACTACCGGTCTGTTCCAGATGAATCGAGACACAATATTTCTGTGGATAGCTTTTAGTAAAAGTTCCATAAACCCCGTGATATACTTCTTCCGGGTTAAGAAGTTTAAAGAAACATGTGAAGAATTCGTGCCAATATGTTGTCGGAGTGTAAACATCAATGTTTTATCCAGAAGACGTGTCAATCCAAGCTCCCTTTACCAGGTTAATGGTGATCAATCCATTGCATCTATCAGTTCTACGATATAG